The Chitinophagales bacterium genome contains a region encoding:
- a CDS encoding ribose-phosphate pyrophosphokinase, which produces MESQVRIFSGTNSQYLATEIAEAYGTELGKIEVRHFSDGEICPVILESIRGDYVFLIQSTIAPADNLFELLLLIDSARRASAEYITAVIPYFGYGRQDRKDKPRVPIASKLIANLITAAGANRMMTMDLHAPQIQGFFDIPVDHLESSTTFIPFLKSLDLHDVTFAAPDVGGVNRARAYALYFNKEMVICDKYRKRPNEVSAMTVIGDVTGRNVIIVDDIIDTGNTLSNASDLLLAKGALSVRALITHPVLSGNAYETIENSSLSEVVVCNTVPLKHPSSKIKVLSVAELFATAIQNMYQHKSITSLFINN; this is translated from the coding sequence ATGGAATCCCAGGTTCGTATTTTTTCAGGTACAAATTCACAATATCTTGCCACAGAGATTGCGGAAGCCTATGGCACCGAATTAGGTAAGATAGAAGTGCGTCATTTCAGTGATGGCGAAATATGTCCTGTAATATTGGAATCTATACGCGGTGATTATGTCTTTCTGATTCAGTCTACTATTGCCCCTGCCGATAATTTGTTTGAACTGCTGCTCCTGATTGATTCAGCGCGCCGTGCTTCAGCTGAATATATAACTGCAGTTATTCCTTACTTCGGTTACGGCAGGCAAGACCGAAAGGATAAACCGAGGGTTCCCATTGCCTCTAAACTTATAGCCAATCTGATTACAGCAGCAGGTGCCAATCGTATGATGACAATGGATTTGCATGCACCGCAGATACAAGGTTTTTTTGATATTCCCGTAGATCACCTTGAAAGCTCAACCACATTTATTCCCTTTCTTAAGTCATTGGATTTACATGATGTAACCTTTGCAGCACCGGATGTGGGCGGGGTAAACCGTGCGCGGGCATATGCGCTGTATTTCAATAAAGAAATGGTTATCTGCGATAAATACCGGAAGCGCCCTAATGAGGTTTCAGCAATGACAGTTATAGGTGATGTAACCGGTAGAAATGTTATAATTGTGGATGATATTATTGACACTGGAAATACTTTATCAAATGCATCGGATCTTCTGCTTGCCAAAGGCGCATTAAGCGTTCGCGCTTTAATTACACATCCGGTGTTATCAGGAAACGCTTATGAAACTATAGAAAATTCTTCATTGAGTGAAGTAGTAGTTTGTAATACCGTTCCACTAAAGCATCCCTCCTCAAAAATTAAAGTACTAAGCGTGGCTGAATTATTTGCGACTGCCATACAGAATATGTACCAGCACAAATCCATTACCTCATTGTTTATTAATAATTGA
- a CDS encoding DUF2723 domain-containing protein, with protein MPPFKTINNISGWIVFICATVVYLLTAEPTGSFWDCGEFISCATKLQVAHSPGAPLFIMVAHLFTLLTGNPENKAVMVNYYSGIMSGFTILFLFWTITIFARKIIGKREADLTLPEVIAVIGSGLIGAFAYTFSDSFWFSAVEGEVYASSAFFTALVFWAMLKWEAVADEPYADRWILFIGYMIGLSIGIHLLNLLTIPALVFIYYFKKFKPSTWGMVKALVIGSAILGFVQYGIIPQIPNFSEKFDILFVNSFGLPFNSGTLFFFILLSGLILFGIYYSYRKSNYYLNTAVLTVLLICIGYSSYVMVVIRASANPSINMGSPSDPPALLSYLNREQYGNSPLMYGQVFTAQATDIDRANGEAHYYPDEKSHKYIVLDHKPVIKYADQDKMLFPRVWDNDDPQHIHFYQRWLNLKEGQKPTMGDNLKFFFTYQVGFMYWRYLMWNFAGRQNDLQGNGEINHGNWISGLPFFDNARLGDQTNLPESMKDNKGRNKFFMLPFILGLIGAIYQFNKNKNDGWVVLLLFFFTGLAIVIYLNQVPLQPRERDYSYAGSTYAYAVWIGLGVLAIYNYLQKKISARNAALTATLVCAIVPFVMGEQGWDDHDRSHLYTARDFGRNYLESCAPNAILFTQGDNDTYPLWYAQEVEGIRNDIRIVNLSLLGVDWYIDNLRRKVNHSDPVIISVDSASYRGSTRDYMRFYDNKAINQNQYYSLSSVLDFMFSSDKKNMLDYGDMTINYLPAKNLYIPVNKQEMVADKVVQLSDTSNIVSRLEWKLSKSAILKNDLMVLEIIRSNLWKRPIYFAISVDPDSYMGLNDYLQQEGLTYRLVPVKAKNSDAATFGLAGFVQPDLMYNNVMNKFSWGGVDKYNVYLDETVLRMVTNLRTNFLRLSDALMAEGKKDSAIAVLDKCQKVLPERNVPISYINVAIARDYYDLGEKEKGQVMAKRLLDTYTDNLKYFASLDPDSKQAYTRDMNEGVAAINQVAEMAQSHGDSTLSKQAQETFQKYVSLYTQPNQ; from the coding sequence ATGCCTCCCTTTAAAACAATTAACAATATTTCCGGCTGGATTGTATTCATATGTGCTACCGTTGTTTATTTACTCACTGCCGAACCTACAGGAAGTTTCTGGGACTGTGGTGAATTTATTAGTTGTGCTACAAAGCTCCAGGTAGCTCACTCTCCGGGAGCACCTCTGTTTATTATGGTCGCTCACTTATTCACGTTGCTTACCGGCAATCCTGAGAACAAGGCAGTTATGGTTAATTATTATTCAGGAATAATGAGCGGATTTACCATACTGTTTCTCTTTTGGACCATAACTATTTTTGCAAGAAAAATTATTGGTAAAAGAGAAGCAGATTTAACTCTTCCTGAAGTTATTGCCGTTATAGGCTCAGGGTTAATCGGTGCTTTCGCTTACACTTTTTCTGACTCATTTTGGTTTTCTGCTGTGGAAGGTGAAGTTTATGCTTCTTCTGCTTTCTTCACTGCACTGGTTTTTTGGGCCATGCTTAAATGGGAAGCCGTTGCCGATGAACCGTATGCCGACCGATGGATACTTTTTATTGGCTATATGATAGGACTCTCTATTGGAATCCATTTACTCAATCTGCTTACCATACCAGCCCTTGTATTTATTTATTACTTTAAAAAGTTTAAGCCAAGCACCTGGGGAATGGTAAAGGCATTGGTGATCGGTTCAGCAATTCTCGGCTTCGTTCAGTATGGAATTATTCCCCAGATACCTAATTTTTCTGAGAAGTTTGATATCCTTTTTGTAAATAGTTTTGGATTACCGTTCAACAGCGGCACACTTTTCTTTTTTATTCTGCTCAGCGGATTAATATTATTTGGCATCTATTATTCTTACCGGAAATCAAATTATTACCTAAATACCGCTGTGCTGACGGTACTTTTAATTTGTATCGGGTATTCTTCTTATGTAATGGTGGTGATACGGGCCAGTGCAAATCCTTCTATAAATATGGGATCTCCAAGCGATCCGCCGGCGCTCCTTTCTTATCTTAACCGGGAGCAATATGGAAATAGTCCATTAATGTATGGCCAGGTTTTTACTGCACAGGCCACTGATATCGACAGGGCAAATGGAGAAGCGCATTATTATCCGGACGAAAAGAGCCATAAATATATTGTGCTCGATCACAAGCCTGTCATTAAATACGCTGATCAGGATAAGATGCTTTTTCCGCGCGTTTGGGATAATGATGATCCGCAGCATATTCACTTTTACCAGCGATGGCTCAATTTAAAAGAAGGGCAAAAACCCACTATGGGTGACAATCTGAAATTTTTCTTCACCTACCAGGTAGGTTTCATGTATTGGCGATATCTTATGTGGAATTTTGCAGGAAGACAGAATGATCTACAGGGAAATGGTGAAATTAACCATGGAAACTGGATCAGCGGACTGCCCTTTTTTGATAATGCCCGGCTTGGAGATCAAACCAATCTGCCGGAGTCTATGAAAGATAATAAGGGAAGGAATAAATTTTTTATGTTGCCTTTCATATTGGGGCTAATTGGAGCAATATACCAGTTCAACAAAAATAAAAATGATGGATGGGTAGTGCTGCTTTTATTCTTTTTTACCGGCCTTGCCATTGTCATTTATCTTAACCAGGTACCCTTACAGCCACGTGAACGGGATTATTCTTATGCAGGATCTACCTATGCATATGCGGTATGGATAGGTTTGGGAGTGCTTGCTATTTACAATTATTTACAGAAGAAAATTTCAGCCCGCAATGCTGCATTAACAGCTACGCTGGTATGTGCCATTGTTCCATTTGTAATGGGTGAGCAGGGATGGGATGATCATGATCGCTCTCATCTCTACACCGCTCGTGACTTTGGCAGAAACTATCTTGAATCATGTGCACCAAATGCAATACTGTTTACACAGGGTGATAACGATACATACCCATTGTGGTATGCTCAGGAAGTGGAGGGAATTCGTAACGATATTAGGATAGTCAATTTAAGTCTTCTTGGAGTAGATTGGTATATTGATAATCTGAGAAGAAAAGTAAATCATAGCGACCCGGTCATAATTTCGGTTGACAGTGCATCGTATCGCGGTTCCACGCGCGATTACATGAGATTTTATGATAATAAAGCGATCAATCAAAATCAATATTACTCCCTCAGCTCCGTGCTGGATTTTATGTTCAGCAGTGATAAGAAAAATATGCTCGATTATGGAGATATGACTATCAATTACCTGCCTGCAAAAAATCTTTATATACCGGTTAATAAGCAGGAGATGGTTGCAGATAAGGTGGTGCAGCTATCAGATACCTCAAATATTGTTTCCCGCCTGGAGTGGAAATTAAGCAAATCGGCGATCCTCAAGAATGATTTGATGGTGCTTGAAATTATTCGTTCAAACCTTTGGAAACGTCCCATATATTTTGCCATTTCAGTGGACCCTGATTCCTATATGGGTTTAAACGATTATCTCCAGCAGGAAGGATTGACATACAGGTTAGTACCTGTTAAAGCTAAAAATTCTGATGCAGCCACATTTGGCCTGGCAGGATTTGTTCAGCCAGACCTCATGTATAACAACGTTATGAATAAATTTTCCTGGGGAGGTGTAGATAAATATAATGTGTATTTGGATGAAACTGTTTTGCGTATGGTAACTAACCTCAGAACTAATTTCCTTCGTCTTTCCGACGCTCTGATGGCAGAAGGTAAAAAAGATTCAGCCATTGCCGTTTTAGATAAATGCCAGAAAGTATTGCCTGAAAGAAATGTCCCCATTTCTTATATAAATGTTGCAATTGCAAGGGACTATTATGACCTGGGGGAGAAAGAGAAAGGTCAGGTAATGGCGAAGAGATTGCTGGATACTTACACTGATAATCTAAAATATTTTGCTTCACTGGACCCGGATAGTAAGCAAGCCTATACACGTGATATGAATGAAGGAGTAGCTGCCATTAATCAGGTCGCGGAAATGGCGCAAAGCCATGGAGATTCAACACTCAGTAAGCAAGCCCAGGAAACATTTCAAAAATATGTAAGCCTGTATACGCAGCCCAATCAATAG
- the rlmB gene encoding 23S rRNA (guanosine(2251)-2'-O)-methyltransferase RlmB, with protein MEKKYSGSSLRANIIHGIHPVEEALNSGRTIEKIFIAKDIRKAGFIDFLKKAREKYIPIQFVPVEKLNRLAGNNHQGVACIIALIQYYQTQDIIAQSYEKGQSPLLLLADRVTDVRNFGAIARTAYAAGVQGIIIPEAESAAINAEAMKSSAGALNNIPVCREKNLLTILKQLKLIGIQTIASDVKGSKYIFDCNLQIPTAIIVGSEGEGIAPELLRIADEIVKIPMANNFNSYNVSVATGMMLYEAMKQRMEH; from the coding sequence GTGGAAAAGAAATATTCAGGCAGCAGTTTACGGGCAAATATTATTCATGGCATTCATCCTGTTGAAGAAGCATTGAATTCTGGCAGAACAATTGAAAAAATTTTTATTGCCAAAGATATCCGGAAGGCGGGTTTTATCGATTTTCTTAAAAAAGCACGGGAAAAATATATTCCCATTCAATTTGTTCCTGTAGAAAAATTAAACCGCCTTGCAGGTAATAACCATCAGGGAGTTGCTTGTATTATTGCTCTTATCCAATATTATCAAACGCAGGATATTATAGCTCAGAGTTATGAAAAGGGTCAGTCTCCATTATTGCTGCTTGCAGACAGGGTAACGGATGTTAGAAATTTTGGGGCTATTGCACGAACCGCTTATGCCGCAGGCGTGCAGGGAATAATTATTCCTGAAGCAGAATCAGCTGCAATAAATGCAGAGGCTATGAAATCATCAGCAGGTGCGCTCAACAATATTCCCGTTTGCCGTGAAAAGAATTTATTAACCATCCTGAAGCAATTAAAATTAATTGGGATCCAAACTATAGCCTCTGATGTGAAAGGATCTAAGTATATTTTTGATTGTAACCTTCAAATTCCAACAGCGATTATTGTAGGCTCCGAAGGAGAAGGGATTGCACCTGAGCTGTTACGTATCGCTGATGAAATAGTAAAGATCCCTATGGCTAATAACTTTAATTCCTACAACGTATCAGTAGCTACCGGAATGATGCTTTACGAAGCCATGAAGCAACGAATGGAGCATTAA
- a CDS encoding glycoside hydrolase family 31 protein — translation MPIDESDKTNSVTGLDTIATPTVDIPVYSDVPAITLVPLTKQYLKEVKQYVPDGSRYYFSDGVSEVEVKVISDEIIRIRMAPQGEFLEEFSYAIEERKHHTSRIELSETSEYYAVSTNVVACKIKKKDFTISFVDLQDMVINEDSQPMHWEENTEFGGYYVYCSKKYQQNEHFFGLGDKADDLDLLGKRFVMWGTDAYAFMRNSDPLYKNIPFYIGIHKNVSYGIFFDNTFRSSFDFAKENPSAVSFWADGGELQYYYIHGPNMMDVVKRYTALTGSHPLPPLWALGFHQCRWSYYPEARVREIAETFRAKKIPCDVIYLDIDYMDGYRCFTWNKKYFPNPKKMMQDLQLQGFKTVVIIDPGIMVDENYWVFKEGRDNKYFCRRCDDYFMEGQVWPGRCQFPDFTNPKVRDWWGGLFKELVDQGIAGVWNDMNEPAVFGQGTFPLDVRHNYDGYRGSHRKAHNIYGMQMVRATYEGLKKLQKNKRPFTITRSGYSGVQRYSSTWTGDNTASWDHLKLAVQMLQRLSVSGISFSGSDIGGFTKDSDSELYVRWIQVGVFSPLMRVHSAGDTSNREPWSFGLKVEKIVKKFIELRYQLMPYIYSVFWENHRYFFPMLRPLSMVEQENTDNYQRDDEFTIGDKILIAPILHQGLNSRKVYLPQGIWYNFWDFTVHQGGQSYEVQAPLDSMPIFIKAGSIIPEYPVMQYTGAEEIDEMLLNAYYAPYLVNSFMFEDYGDTFGHEQNIYAEKKFEMTTSTRSVTVKQEMEGLFTPRYDFYRLKFYGIPFHVSSVYIDGKQISGVKKISRKNILVFRVPKNFKRLEILG, via the coding sequence ATGCCTATAGATGAATCAGACAAAACCAACTCTGTAACCGGGTTAGATACTATTGCAACTCCCACAGTAGACATACCCGTATACAGTGATGTTCCAGCCATCACCTTAGTTCCTCTCACCAAGCAGTATCTTAAAGAAGTAAAGCAGTATGTACCTGACGGAAGCCGCTATTACTTTTCAGATGGCGTGTCGGAGGTAGAAGTAAAAGTTATAAGCGATGAAATTATCAGGATAAGAATGGCTCCCCAGGGTGAATTTCTCGAAGAATTTTCATATGCTATTGAAGAGCGCAAACACCATACATCGCGTATTGAATTATCAGAAACTTCAGAGTATTATGCAGTGTCTACCAATGTTGTGGCATGCAAAATCAAAAAAAAGGATTTTACTATCTCATTTGTTGATCTTCAGGATATGGTGATCAATGAAGATTCACAGCCGATGCATTGGGAAGAGAACACTGAGTTTGGCGGGTATTACGTTTATTGTTCAAAAAAATATCAGCAGAATGAGCATTTCTTTGGATTAGGTGATAAGGCAGATGACCTGGACCTGTTAGGAAAAAGATTTGTGATGTGGGGAACCGACGCCTATGCCTTTATGCGCAATAGTGATCCGCTCTATAAAAATATTCCTTTCTATATCGGAATACACAAAAATGTCAGCTACGGAATCTTCTTTGATAACACATTTCGTTCTTCCTTCGATTTTGCAAAAGAAAATCCATCTGCTGTAAGCTTTTGGGCAGATGGTGGCGAGCTCCAGTACTATTATATTCATGGACCTAATATGATGGATGTAGTAAAACGGTATACGGCATTAACCGGTTCTCATCCTTTGCCTCCATTATGGGCTTTAGGCTTTCATCAGTGCCGATGGAGCTATTATCCGGAAGCACGTGTACGCGAGATTGCAGAAACGTTCCGCGCAAAGAAGATTCCATGTGATGTCATCTATCTAGACATTGATTATATGGATGGATACCGTTGTTTTACATGGAATAAAAAATATTTCCCAAATCCTAAAAAAATGATGCAGGATTTGCAATTACAGGGATTTAAAACAGTAGTTATTATCGACCCTGGAATAATGGTGGACGAAAACTACTGGGTTTTTAAAGAAGGAAGGGACAACAAATATTTTTGCAGGAGGTGCGATGATTATTTTATGGAAGGGCAGGTATGGCCCGGAAGGTGCCAGTTTCCTGATTTTACCAATCCGAAAGTTAGAGACTGGTGGGGAGGCTTATTTAAAGAATTGGTAGACCAGGGTATAGCAGGGGTATGGAATGATATGAATGAACCTGCCGTGTTCGGTCAGGGAACTTTCCCTTTAGATGTCCGTCACAATTACGATGGTTATCGCGGTTCCCACCGTAAAGCCCATAATATATATGGAATGCAGATGGTTCGCGCAACTTATGAAGGGTTAAAAAAGCTTCAGAAGAATAAGCGTCCCTTTACCATTACAAGGTCAGGCTATTCAGGTGTCCAGCGTTATTCATCTACGTGGACGGGTGATAACACTGCTTCATGGGATCATCTTAAGCTTGCCGTTCAAATGCTTCAAAGGTTAAGTGTATCAGGCATATCTTTTTCCGGATCTGATATTGGCGGATTTACCAAAGATTCTGATAGTGAATTATATGTAAGATGGATACAGGTGGGCGTATTTTCTCCGCTAATGCGCGTGCATAGTGCGGGAGATACCAGCAACCGCGAACCCTGGTCCTTTGGTCTTAAGGTTGAAAAAATTGTTAAAAAGTTTATAGAACTCAGGTATCAGCTGATGCCTTATATATATTCCGTATTCTGGGAAAATCACCGTTATTTCTTTCCCATGCTCCGCCCATTGTCCATGGTAGAACAGGAAAATACAGATAATTACCAGCGGGATGATGAATTCACTATAGGTGACAAAATTCTGATTGCACCAATCTTACATCAAGGCCTTAACTCACGAAAAGTATATCTGCCCCAGGGTATTTGGTACAACTTCTGGGATTTTACGGTACATCAGGGAGGACAATCCTATGAAGTACAAGCTCCGCTTGATTCTATGCCAATTTTTATAAAGGCTGGCTCAATAATTCCTGAATATCCTGTTATGCAGTATACCGGAGCAGAGGAGATTGATGAAATGCTTTTAAATGCATATTATGCTCCTTACCTCGTAAACTCCTTTATGTTCGAGGACTATGGAGATACTTTTGGCCATGAGCAAAATATTTATGCGGAGAAAAAGTTTGAAATGACAACGTCCACGCGGTCTGTAACAGTGAAGCAGGAAATGGAAGGATTATTTACACCCCGGTATGATTTTTACCGCTTAAAATTCTATGGGATTCCTTTTCATGTAAGCAGTGTTTATATTGATGGAAAGCAAATTTCAGGAGTAAAAAAGATTTCAAGAAAAAATATCCTTGTCTTTCGTGTTCCAAAGAATTTCAAACGGCTTGAAATACTGGGTTAA
- a CDS encoding T9SS type A sorting domain-containing protein, protein MKKVSLFFGSLFFLLSAKAQIIPTWSNEVASIIYDNCSSCHHVGGIGPFSLMSYEDAVNNAFGIQSQTAARLMPPWKPDPNYRHFKDERILSDSDINTLSSWVNGGTLSGDLTIAPAPPVFNSGSQMVAIDESIQWPQWTVTTDVDQYRTFVIHSDYEQDTYLNQIEYLPGNGSVVHHMVLFYDEKATSWNTDQNDPLPGYESYGLGPTSYSAVIIGAWAPGSGIFELPSNMGIRIPAGADIGLEIHYSPGANGLTDSSVVNFKFSIAAAPREVYVDAALNHLINLTDGPLYIPANTVKSFHEKLKITGGDLSLVSVFPHMHKVGTEIHSWAVSANNDTTNLVSIPQWSFHWQGFYEYQKLIHITNLSTLWGEATYDNTINNPDNPSNPPQDVVSGEHTTDEMMIIFYAYLAYQPGDENIILDSSSITSVSDHPINPGLSVQTFPNPLIEQLFIHLQLSKSSNLHFKIFNMAGAIAKTWDEYHVSPGLYSSAVTVNNLLPGIYFLEIISNEGTVVQKIIKQ, encoded by the coding sequence ATGAAAAAAGTCTCTCTGTTTTTTGGTTCCTTATTTTTTTTATTAAGTGCTAAAGCACAAATTATTCCCACTTGGAGCAATGAAGTTGCCAGCATTATATATGATAATTGCAGCTCTTGCCATCACGTGGGTGGAATTGGCCCTTTTTCTCTGATGTCTTATGAAGATGCAGTGAATAACGCTTTTGGTATTCAATCGCAAACTGCCGCGCGACTGATGCCGCCCTGGAAACCTGATCCGAATTATCGTCATTTTAAAGATGAACGGATTCTTTCTGATTCCGATATCAATACGCTGTCAAGCTGGGTGAATGGTGGAACTCTTTCAGGAGATTTAACAATAGCTCCTGCGCCCCCTGTTTTTAATAGTGGTTCTCAAATGGTAGCAATTGATGAGTCTATTCAATGGCCACAATGGACGGTTACTACTGATGTCGACCAATATCGCACATTCGTGATTCACTCTGATTATGAGCAGGATACTTACCTGAATCAAATTGAATACCTGCCTGGAAACGGCTCCGTTGTTCATCACATGGTACTTTTCTACGACGAGAAAGCTACTTCATGGAATACGGATCAGAATGATCCTCTGCCGGGATACGAAAGCTATGGATTGGGCCCCACCAGTTATTCAGCAGTAATTATTGGTGCATGGGCACCCGGTTCCGGTATTTTTGAATTGCCTTCCAATATGGGAATCCGAATTCCTGCAGGAGCTGATATCGGTTTGGAAATTCACTACTCACCTGGTGCAAATGGACTAACGGACAGTTCTGTTGTAAATTTTAAATTCAGCATTGCAGCCGCTCCGCGTGAAGTTTATGTGGATGCTGCTTTAAATCATCTCATCAATTTAACTGATGGTCCGTTATATATTCCTGCCAATACCGTGAAATCATTCCATGAGAAATTGAAGATAACAGGCGGTGATCTATCTCTTGTTTCCGTTTTTCCACATATGCATAAAGTGGGTACCGAAATTCATTCCTGGGCTGTAAGCGCAAATAATGATACTACAAACCTTGTTTCTATTCCTCAATGGAGCTTTCATTGGCAGGGATTTTATGAATACCAGAAATTAATTCACATTACAAACTTGTCCACTTTATGGGGCGAGGCCACTTATGACAATACCATAAATAATCCGGACAATCCAAGCAATCCACCGCAGGATGTAGTTTCTGGAGAGCATACCACGGATGAAATGATGATTATCTTTTATGCATATCTCGCCTATCAGCCTGGTGATGAAAATATTATTCTTGACAGTTCCTCGATAACTTCTGTTTCAGATCATCCAATAAATCCCGGACTGTCTGTGCAAACCTTTCCAAATCCTTTAATAGAACAGCTATTTATTCATTTGCAGCTATCAAAGAGTAGTAATCTTCATTTTAAAATATTTAATATGGCCGGAGCAATTGCAAAAACATGGGATGAATATCATGTTTCTCCAGG